A genomic region of Nymphaea colorata isolate Beijing-Zhang1983 chromosome 2, ASM883128v2, whole genome shotgun sequence contains the following coding sequences:
- the LOC116247323 gene encoding protein DETOXIFICATION 40-like isoform X2 yields the protein MSSRVGQIDMEEPLQVEQTIDGKPPVPAAPSWGAQLESILNDDGVPWLHRMRAATWVELRLLCNLAAPAVLVYMLNYAMSMSTQIFSGHLGNLELAAASLGNTGIQVFAYGLMLGMGSAVETLCGQAFGAKKYEMLGIYVQRSAILLTLTGIPLTVIYVFSKQILLFLGESTAVSGAASVFVMGLIPQIFAYAINFPIQKFMQAQSLVAPSAIISASTLLVHLLLSWLAVYKMGLGLLGASLVLSLSWWIIVIAQFVYIGSSPSCKRTWTGFSLQAFSGLCGFLKLSTTSAVMLCLEIWYFQILVLLAGLLKNAEIELNSLSICMTISGWVFMISVGFNAAASVRVGNELGAGHPKAASFSVVLVVLVSLVVSAISAAIVLALRNVISYAFTEGETVAAAVSDLCPLLALTLFLNGIQPVLSGNMVWYVGRHYNADPHSNVGDLSNRLEQRGRESTESSQYLARPQATVPFREMTK from the exons ATGAGTTCCAGAGTTGGGCAGATTGATATGGAGGAGCCACTTCAGGTGGAGCAGACCATAGATGGAAAGCCTCCTGTCCCGGCGGCACCAAGTTGGGGTGCTCAGCTGGAGAGCATCCTGAACGACGACGGCGTGCCGTGGTTGCACCGGATGCGAGCGGCGACCTGGGTTGAGCTCCGACTGCTCTGCAACCTTGCTGCCCCCGCCGTTCTCGTCTACATGCTCAACTACGCCATGTCCATGTCTACCCAGATCTTCTCCGGCCACCTCGGCAACCTCGAGCTCGCCGCTGCCTCCCTCGGTAACACCGGCATTCAAGTTTTCGCCTACGGTCTGATG TTGGGGATGGGAAGCGCGGTGGAGACACTGTGCGGCCAGGCATTCGGAGCGAAGAAATACGAGATGCTCGGGATATACGTGCAGAGATCGGCCATACTGCTGACGCTGACGGGCATACCCCTCACCGTCATATACGTCTTCTCCAAGCAGATACTGCTCTTCCTAGGGGAGTCCACTGCCGTCTCCGGCGCCGCGTCCGTCTTCGTGATGGGCCTCATCCCGCAGATATTCGCCTACGCCATCAACTTCCCCATCCAGAAGTTCATGCAGGCGCAGAGCCTGGTCGCCCCCAGCGCCATCATCTCCGCCTCCACCCTCCTCGTCCACCTCCTCCTCAGCTGGCTGGCCGTCTACAAGATGGGGCTGGGGCTGCTGGGCGCCTCGCTGGTTCTCAGCCTCTCCTGGTGGATCATCGTCATCGCCCAGTTCGTCTACATCGGTTCCAGCCCCAGCTGCAAGCGGACATGGACCGGCTTCTCCCTCCAGGCCTTCTCCGGCCTCTGCGGCTTCCTCAAGCTCTCCACCACCTCCGCCGTCATGCTCTGCCTCGAGATTTGGTACTTCCAGATCCTCGTCCTCCTCGCCGGACTCCTGAAGAACGCCGAGATCGAGCTCAACTCGCTCTCCATCTG TATGACGATATCTGGATGGGTCTTCATGATCTCCGTCGGGTTCAACGCTGCTGCAAG TGTTAGAGTGGGAAACGAGTTGGGTGCCGGCCACCCCAAGGCCGCATCGTTCTCTGTCGTCCTAGTAGTGCTCGTCTCCCTCGTCGTCTCCGCCATTTCCGCCGCCATCGTCCTGGCCCTCCGCAATGTCATCAGTTATGCATTCACAGAAGGAGAGACGGTGGCGGCAGCAGTGTCTGATCTTTGCCCATTGCTCGCCCTCACCCTCTTTCTCAACGGCATCCAACCCGTCCTCTCAG GGAATATGGTCTGGTATGTTGGGAGGCACTATAATGCAGACCCTCATTCTAATGTTGGTGACTTATCGAACAGACTGGAACAAAGAG GTCGAGAAAGCACAGAATCGTCTCAGTATTTGGCAAGACCACAAGCCACAGTCCCTTTCAGAGAAATGACGAAGTAA
- the LOC116247323 gene encoding protein DETOXIFICATION 40-like isoform X1 has protein sequence MSSRVGQIDMEEPLQVEQTIDGKPPVPAAPSWGAQLESILNDDGVPWLHRMRAATWVELRLLCNLAAPAVLVYMLNYAMSMSTQIFSGHLGNLELAAASLGNTGIQVFAYGLMLGMGSAVETLCGQAFGAKKYEMLGIYVQRSAILLTLTGIPLTVIYVFSKQILLFLGESTAVSGAASVFVMGLIPQIFAYAINFPIQKFMQAQSLVAPSAIISASTLLVHLLLSWLAVYKMGLGLLGASLVLSLSWWIIVIAQFVYIGSSPSCKRTWTGFSLQAFSGLCGFLKLSTTSAVMLCLEIWYFQILVLLAGLLKNAEIELNSLSICMTISGWVFMISVGFNAAASVRVGNELGAGHPKAASFSVVLVVLVSLVVSAISAAIVLALRNVISYAFTEGETVAAAVSDLCPLLALTLFLNGIQPVLSGVAVGCGWQAFVAYVNVGCYYVVGIPLGALLGFKFDLGAKGIWSGMLGGTIMQTLILMLVTYRTDWNKEVEKAQNRLSIWQDHKPQSLSEK, from the exons ATGAGTTCCAGAGTTGGGCAGATTGATATGGAGGAGCCACTTCAGGTGGAGCAGACCATAGATGGAAAGCCTCCTGTCCCGGCGGCACCAAGTTGGGGTGCTCAGCTGGAGAGCATCCTGAACGACGACGGCGTGCCGTGGTTGCACCGGATGCGAGCGGCGACCTGGGTTGAGCTCCGACTGCTCTGCAACCTTGCTGCCCCCGCCGTTCTCGTCTACATGCTCAACTACGCCATGTCCATGTCTACCCAGATCTTCTCCGGCCACCTCGGCAACCTCGAGCTCGCCGCTGCCTCCCTCGGTAACACCGGCATTCAAGTTTTCGCCTACGGTCTGATG TTGGGGATGGGAAGCGCGGTGGAGACACTGTGCGGCCAGGCATTCGGAGCGAAGAAATACGAGATGCTCGGGATATACGTGCAGAGATCGGCCATACTGCTGACGCTGACGGGCATACCCCTCACCGTCATATACGTCTTCTCCAAGCAGATACTGCTCTTCCTAGGGGAGTCCACTGCCGTCTCCGGCGCCGCGTCCGTCTTCGTGATGGGCCTCATCCCGCAGATATTCGCCTACGCCATCAACTTCCCCATCCAGAAGTTCATGCAGGCGCAGAGCCTGGTCGCCCCCAGCGCCATCATCTCCGCCTCCACCCTCCTCGTCCACCTCCTCCTCAGCTGGCTGGCCGTCTACAAGATGGGGCTGGGGCTGCTGGGCGCCTCGCTGGTTCTCAGCCTCTCCTGGTGGATCATCGTCATCGCCCAGTTCGTCTACATCGGTTCCAGCCCCAGCTGCAAGCGGACATGGACCGGCTTCTCCCTCCAGGCCTTCTCCGGCCTCTGCGGCTTCCTCAAGCTCTCCACCACCTCCGCCGTCATGCTCTGCCTCGAGATTTGGTACTTCCAGATCCTCGTCCTCCTCGCCGGACTCCTGAAGAACGCCGAGATCGAGCTCAACTCGCTCTCCATCTG TATGACGATATCTGGATGGGTCTTCATGATCTCCGTCGGGTTCAACGCTGCTGCAAG TGTTAGAGTGGGAAACGAGTTGGGTGCCGGCCACCCCAAGGCCGCATCGTTCTCTGTCGTCCTAGTAGTGCTCGTCTCCCTCGTCGTCTCCGCCATTTCCGCCGCCATCGTCCTGGCCCTCCGCAATGTCATCAGTTATGCATTCACAGAAGGAGAGACGGTGGCGGCAGCAGTGTCTGATCTTTGCCCATTGCTCGCCCTCACCCTCTTTCTCAACGGCATCCAACCCGTCCTCTCAG GGGTTGCCGTTGGCTGTGGTTGGCAAGCATTTGTGGCTTACGTGAACGTTGGGTGCTACTATGTCGTGGGCATCCCATTGGGTGCATTGCTTGGCTTCAAATTCGATCTAGGCGCTAAG GGAATATGGTCTGGTATGTTGGGAGGCACTATAATGCAGACCCTCATTCTAATGTTGGTGACTTATCGAACAGACTGGAACAAAGAG GTCGAGAAAGCACAGAATCGTCTCAGTATTTGGCAAGACCACAAGCCACAGTCCCTTTCAGAGAAATGA